From Zhongshania aliphaticivorans, one genomic window encodes:
- a CDS encoding sterol desaturase family protein, whose protein sequence is MPTIDLLRGDGQAGQCVKRLFAMLINAEIPEIGERYRRAANGLVLVFALGYSIGFLQLLHLGAYLGPGLGDLVSFQPLIDSLTRLYNEQPLLYYCAIGLLVFTTVFRLMVMLAGYFFYQYEQGQRYPIQWLVVFLLCNMLATAAIPAVLFALAILGSLAGVGFSAGWHWIELNVSLAEQLVMHHIPTLIDAPAPLAVVCIAVIAGFFHYWFHRLGHHSRLLWLLFHRPHHMTPGLVQSTTLAVFSALPLFVFLVLPYNLVLGACTKLFSSEPLYTEVIIYNALILIPEIFGHQTALYRRASRSRIIRVASFITGGGVYHYMHHSSEPEHCGRSGAVNLVNLGGGPMFIWDIIFGTYCPLSATTPRVGLSGQPRLHMNPLRLALAGIMQLSKELMINPSWTDKWHIVTGSSAYQPPRSLDYAIRHSQAVTAQITPCPHSAGQAPYKKPNTGAGLIASASASPATEPQS, encoded by the coding sequence GTGCCCACTATCGATTTATTACGCGGTGACGGCCAAGCAGGGCAATGTGTGAAGCGGCTATTCGCTATGTTAATAAACGCCGAAATTCCCGAGATCGGCGAACGCTACCGGCGGGCAGCCAACGGCCTTGTTCTGGTCTTTGCGCTTGGCTATAGCATCGGCTTTTTACAACTCCTGCACCTTGGCGCCTATCTCGGCCCCGGCCTTGGTGACCTTGTTAGTTTTCAACCCTTAATAGACAGCCTCACGCGTCTCTACAACGAACAGCCTCTGCTTTATTACTGCGCTATCGGCTTATTGGTATTCACCACGGTGTTCCGCTTAATGGTGATGTTGGCAGGGTATTTCTTTTACCAATACGAACAAGGCCAGCGCTATCCGATTCAGTGGCTAGTGGTATTTTTGCTCTGCAATATGCTCGCGACGGCGGCTATTCCGGCAGTACTATTCGCGCTGGCAATATTAGGTAGTTTAGCTGGGGTGGGCTTTAGTGCAGGCTGGCATTGGATAGAACTCAACGTTAGCTTGGCCGAACAATTGGTTATGCACCACATCCCCACATTGATCGACGCGCCGGCGCCCTTAGCGGTAGTGTGCATTGCGGTTATTGCGGGCTTTTTCCATTATTGGTTTCACCGCCTAGGTCATCATAGCCGCTTACTATGGCTACTATTCCACCGCCCCCACCACATGACACCCGGTCTGGTGCAGTCAACCACCCTCGCGGTATTTAGTGCGCTACCACTCTTTGTATTCTTGGTTCTACCCTACAATTTAGTGCTTGGCGCTTGCACTAAATTGTTCAGCAGCGAACCACTGTATACCGAAGTTATTATTTACAATGCCCTGATTTTGATTCCAGAAATTTTCGGTCATCAAACGGCACTATATCGACGCGCCTCACGCAGCCGGATTATTCGTGTCGCCAGCTTCATCACCGGTGGTGGTGTGTACCATTATATGCATCACTCGTCGGAGCCAGAACATTGCGGCCGCAGCGGTGCGGTAAACCTGGTCAACCTCGGCGGCGGGCCCATGTTTATTTGGGATATTATTTTTGGTACGTACTGCCCATTAAGCGCCACAACACCGCGCGTCGGACTCAGTGGTCAACCCCGCCTGCACATGAATCCGCTGCGCTTAGCGCTGGCTGGCATCATGCAGCTGAGCAAAGAACTTATGATAAACCCGAGCTGGACGGACAAATGGCATATTGTCACCGGCAGCTCTGCTTACCAGCCCCCGCGCAGCCTAGATTATGCCATCCGCCACAGTCAGGCCGTTACCGCGCAAATAACACCCTGCCCTCACTCGGCAGGCCAAGCGCCTTATAAAAAACCTAATACAGGGGCTGGTTTAATCGCCAGCGCAAGCGCAAGCCCAGCAACAGAGCCGCAGAGCTAA
- a CDS encoding MATE family efflux transporter — translation MSSVARQLSSLELRAQLSLALPIFGGQLAQSANGFVDTVMAGRVSALDLAAVAVGASIWVPVFLFMTGMLMSATSVLARHVGAKQLQRVNPLVHQVVTIAVAAGVIAAVLLCNTGPLLEFMDVDPAMRPLVLEYLFGLSWGMPAIALVLALRSYTEALSHTRPVLLISVIGLLINIPVNYVLIYGKLGIPAMGGVGCGWATAIVMWLMAAMLLVYVHRHRAYKAVRLSISPWHWEPRTIAYLLKLGLPVGMTIFFEVSVFCIIALFISQAGAEIVAGHQLTLNFTSLLFMLPLSFALAATTRVGLARGADDAEGLNRAVKVSFKITLCIGCSAAVMLILLKNWIPLIYTDNATVIALASYLLLFAALYQISDAIQVTANGCLRGFEDTSIPMVLTLFAYWGVGLPLGYTLAMSDALVPAMGPSGFWLGLFAGLSSAALLLGLRLRWRLNQPLY, via the coding sequence ATGTCTTCAGTTGCTCGTCAGTTATCCAGTCTAGAGTTGCGCGCCCAGCTTAGTTTGGCGCTGCCTATATTCGGTGGTCAGTTAGCCCAGTCTGCCAACGGTTTTGTCGATACCGTTATGGCCGGTCGCGTTTCGGCTTTAGATTTGGCCGCTGTGGCGGTGGGCGCCAGTATTTGGGTGCCAGTCTTTCTGTTTATGACGGGAATGCTGATGAGTGCAACCTCGGTGTTGGCTCGCCATGTTGGAGCCAAGCAACTGCAACGAGTGAACCCCTTGGTGCACCAAGTGGTGACGATTGCCGTGGCGGCGGGTGTGATCGCTGCGGTACTGCTTTGTAATACTGGGCCCTTGCTCGAATTTATGGACGTTGATCCGGCAATGCGGCCGCTGGTCTTGGAATACCTCTTTGGTTTGAGTTGGGGGATGCCTGCGATCGCATTGGTGTTGGCCCTGCGTAGTTATACCGAAGCGCTTAGTCATACTCGGCCAGTGTTATTAATTAGCGTGATCGGTCTGCTTATCAATATTCCCGTTAACTATGTACTTATCTACGGCAAGCTGGGTATTCCGGCCATGGGCGGCGTTGGCTGTGGCTGGGCAACAGCGATTGTGATGTGGTTGATGGCGGCGATGCTACTGGTATACGTGCATCGCCATCGCGCCTATAAAGCGGTGCGGCTATCCATTAGCCCTTGGCACTGGGAACCGCGAACTATTGCGTACTTGCTCAAACTCGGCCTGCCGGTTGGCATGACGATTTTTTTTGAAGTCAGTGTGTTTTGTATTATCGCCTTGTTTATTAGCCAGGCCGGCGCAGAAATAGTTGCGGGGCATCAGCTCACCCTCAATTTCACCTCCCTCTTGTTTATGCTGCCCTTGAGCTTTGCGCTGGCCGCAACGACCCGGGTAGGTTTGGCGCGGGGCGCCGACGATGCGGAGGGCTTGAATCGGGCCGTGAAGGTGTCGTTTAAAATAACCCTGTGCATTGGCTGTTCTGCCGCGGTGATGTTAATACTGTTAAAAAACTGGATACCGCTAATTTATACTGATAACGCCACTGTTATTGCTTTAGCGAGTTATTTGCTGCTATTTGCGGCGCTCTACCAAATCTCCGATGCTATTCAGGTTACCGCAAATGGGTGTTTGCGGGGCTTTGAAGACACCTCCATTCCCATGGTGTTGACCTTGTTTGCTTATTGGGGGGTGGGTTTGCCGCTTGGTTATACCTTGGCAATGAGCGACGCACTGGTTCCCGCAATGGGGCCAAGTGGGTTTTGGCTGGGGTTATTTGCGGGGCTTAGCTCTGCGGCTCTGTTGCTGGGCTTGCGCTTGCGCTGGCGATTAAACCAGCCCCTGTATTAG
- a CDS encoding MBL fold metallo-hydrolase, whose amino-acid sequence MQAGVLETILPSIHRLVAPNPSVLTGPGTNTYLLGNKSITVLDPGPDIPEHIEAIVAAVHSMGGEIERIVTTHTHPDHSPGAAELQLRFPGVPVIGARVADDGHQDPRFAPTSGLAHDDCFDVEGRILRAIHTPGHVANHYCFIEETSGCVFTGDHIMQGSTVVIIPPAGDMADYVDSLKLLLGYPMRYLAPGHGSLIDTPHAEVEGLVAHRQGREARIVAAFNEVPKGDLDELVAVAYRDVDVSIHPIAKLSLSAHLLKLEKESRATQSQGQWELI is encoded by the coding sequence ATGCAAGCAGGTGTATTGGAAACAATTCTTCCGAGTATCCATCGATTGGTCGCGCCTAATCCCAGTGTGCTAACAGGCCCAGGCACCAATACCTATTTACTGGGCAACAAATCAATCACGGTATTAGACCCTGGTCCCGATATTCCCGAGCACATCGAGGCTATTGTCGCTGCGGTACATAGCATGGGTGGTGAGATTGAGCGTATTGTGACCACTCACACCCATCCAGATCACTCACCGGGCGCGGCCGAGTTGCAACTGCGTTTTCCTGGGGTGCCGGTAATCGGTGCGAGGGTTGCCGATGATGGCCATCAAGACCCCCGTTTTGCGCCAACATCAGGCTTGGCGCATGATGACTGCTTTGACGTTGAGGGGCGCATACTAAGGGCAATTCATACACCGGGTCACGTTGCCAACCACTATTGTTTTATCGAAGAGACCAGCGGCTGTGTTTTTACCGGCGACCACATTATGCAGGGTTCAACCGTGGTAATTATTCCGCCCGCCGGTGATATGGCAGATTATGTGGACTCCCTCAAGCTGTTGCTCGGCTACCCCATGCGTTATCTCGCGCCGGGTCACGGCAGTTTAATTGACACGCCGCACGCTGAAGTTGAGGGGCTGGTTGCCCATCGTCAAGGGCGGGAGGCTAGGATTGTCGCGGCGTTTAATGAGGTTCCTAAAGGTGATCTTGATGAATTGGTGGCAGTGGCCTATCGCGACGTCGACGTGAGCATTCACCCCATTGCAAAATTGTCTTTATCGGCGCATCTGCTTAAATTAGAGAAGGAGTCTCGGGCTACTCAAAGTCAAGGTCAGTGGGAGCTAATTTAG
- a CDS encoding Lrp/AsnC family transcriptional regulator has translation MTELEGDDHLRPAPSQHMDEVDHRIVAHLRRDGRMAFKALATELSLTEATVRSRVRRLEEGDSLRVVAVTDYEAVGYSMMLAVGIQVEGRPADAVANDLAAFPEVFSVCQVVGTLDIETLAVAKDQESLTELLVRLGAVPGVRKLQPSVALDVLKNQSNWVPFGHGV, from the coding sequence ATGACAGAACTCGAAGGCGACGATCATTTACGCCCCGCGCCATCTCAGCATATGGATGAGGTCGACCACCGCATAGTCGCTCATTTGCGCCGAGACGGTCGCATGGCTTTTAAGGCCCTGGCTACTGAATTGAGTTTGACCGAGGCCACGGTGCGTTCACGAGTACGTCGCCTTGAAGAGGGTGATAGCTTGCGGGTTGTGGCGGTGACGGACTACGAGGCGGTCGGCTATTCCATGATGCTGGCGGTGGGGATTCAAGTTGAAGGGCGTCCCGCTGATGCTGTTGCAAATGATTTGGCGGCCTTCCCTGAGGTGTTTTCGGTGTGCCAGGTGGTGGGCACCTTGGACATTGAAACCTTGGCGGTGGCTAAGGATCAGGAGAGTCTTACCGAGTTGCTGGTGCGTTTAGGTGCGGTGCCGGGCGTGCGCAAATTGCAGCCGTCGGTGGCGCTGGATGTGTTAAAAAATCAATCGAATTGGGTGCCCTTTGGGCACGGTGTTTAG
- a CDS encoding bifunctional transcriptional activator/DNA repair enzyme AdaA: MSEQHINYQRVAKAIRYLAERQLAQPGLAELANYVGLSEYHLQRVFAEWAGISPKQFLQFLTKERAKQQLRSNSVQGAALDSGLSGSSRLHDLMIKAECMTPGEYRRLGAGLQITYGVQPSLFGCCLIAQTGRGVCKVAFFDQASDEPAVVQELQKEWPAAELLRDQEAVGSVFTRIFSGATASTAPLRVLLKGSEFQLKVWEALLAIPEGEVCSYQQLAGAMGVASSVRSVASAIARNHIAYLIPCHRVIRSTGEFSQYRWGAERKQAILVHEAARAAKPAC; encoded by the coding sequence ATGAGCGAACAACATATTAATTACCAACGGGTTGCCAAGGCAATCCGTTACCTTGCCGAGCGGCAGTTAGCACAGCCAGGCTTGGCGGAGCTGGCGAATTACGTGGGCCTGAGTGAATACCATCTGCAGCGAGTATTTGCTGAGTGGGCAGGTATTTCGCCCAAGCAGTTTCTGCAATTTCTGACCAAGGAGCGCGCTAAACAGCAGTTGCGCAGCAATAGTGTGCAGGGCGCAGCGCTGGATAGCGGTTTAAGTGGTAGTAGTCGCCTGCACGATTTAATGATTAAAGCCGAGTGCATGACCCCTGGTGAATACCGCCGACTGGGCGCTGGACTGCAGATAACTTACGGTGTGCAGCCGTCGCTATTCGGTTGCTGCTTAATTGCCCAGACAGGGCGCGGGGTGTGTAAAGTAGCCTTTTTTGACCAGGCCAGTGATGAGCCTGCGGTGGTTCAAGAATTACAAAAAGAATGGCCGGCAGCTGAATTACTGCGCGATCAAGAAGCTGTTGGCTCCGTGTTTACTCGGATATTTTCTGGAGCCACAGCCAGTACTGCGCCTTTGCGCGTTTTGTTAAAGGGCAGCGAGTTTCAGTTAAAGGTGTGGGAGGCCTTATTGGCGATACCCGAAGGCGAGGTGTGTTCTTATCAGCAATTGGCGGGTGCCATGGGGGTCGCTTCATCTGTTCGTTCGGTGGCGAGCGCCATCGCTCGCAATCATATCGCCTATCTCATACCCTGCCACCGGGTAATTCGCAGCACTGGCGAGTTCAGCCAATACCGCTGGGGGGCAGAGCGCAAACAGGCGATTTTAGTGCATGAGGCGGCGCGCGCAGCTAAGCCTGCTTGCTGA
- the ald gene encoding alanine dehydrogenase gives MRIGVPKEIKAQEYRVGLHPPALAALIQQGHRVLVESGAGLGSGYSDDEYQGAGATLVSSVAELYRQAELIVKVKEPQAEEVAQLRPGQIVFCYLHLAPNRSLTDALIASGAHCIAYETITDDEGRLPLLKPMSEIAGRLATQAGAHCLEKAQGGSGVLLGSVAGLDPGHVLIFGGGVVGSNAADVALGMGAKVTLIEPFSPRQNSLRAQFTHDRFTVLGGENLDLPRLLAEVDMVIGAALVPGAAAPKLLSAEALNWLAPGSVLVDVAVDQGGCFATTRPTTHLAPTYVESGIVHYCVANIPSAVARTATQALSLSTLPFVLALAAQPLKQALSAAPNLAHGLSVANGHLCCAAVAGAQQRDFRRWESVL, from the coding sequence ATGCGGATCGGTGTACCCAAAGAAATCAAAGCGCAAGAGTATCGCGTTGGTTTGCATCCGCCAGCGCTAGCCGCACTCATTCAACAAGGTCATCGCGTTCTCGTGGAGTCTGGTGCTGGTTTGGGATCAGGTTACAGCGACGACGAATATCAGGGTGCCGGCGCCACACTTGTGTCCTCTGTTGCGGAGCTTTACCGTCAAGCCGAATTGATCGTCAAAGTGAAGGAGCCCCAAGCAGAAGAGGTTGCTCAGCTGCGACCAGGACAAATAGTATTTTGCTATTTGCACCTTGCCCCTAATCGGTCTTTGACCGATGCGCTTATTGCCAGCGGCGCCCACTGCATTGCCTACGAAACCATCACCGACGATGAGGGTCGTCTGCCCCTGCTCAAACCCATGAGTGAAATTGCTGGGCGTTTGGCCACGCAGGCGGGCGCCCACTGTTTAGAGAAAGCGCAAGGCGGCTCGGGAGTGTTACTGGGGTCGGTGGCAGGCCTCGATCCGGGGCATGTGTTGATTTTTGGTGGCGGCGTGGTTGGCAGTAATGCCGCAGACGTGGCCTTGGGAATGGGCGCCAAAGTTACCTTGATTGAGCCGTTTTCGCCACGACAGAACAGTTTGCGCGCGCAATTTACTCACGATCGTTTTACGGTGCTGGGCGGTGAAAATCTCGATTTGCCGCGCTTATTGGCCGAGGTTGATATGGTCATCGGCGCCGCCCTGGTACCCGGTGCGGCAGCGCCTAAGCTTTTGTCTGCTGAGGCTCTCAATTGGCTGGCACCCGGCTCGGTGTTAGTGGACGTGGCTGTCGATCAAGGTGGGTGTTTTGCAACTACCCGCCCAACGACGCATTTAGCGCCGACCTATGTTGAGTCGGGCATTGTGCATTACTGCGTGGCGAATATTCCCAGTGCAGTGGCGCGCACGGCTACGCAGGCTTTGAGTTTGTCCACATTGCCTTTTGTTTTGGCGCTGGCTGCACAGCCGCTAAAACAGGCCTTAAGCGCTGCCCCTAATTTGGCCCATGGCCTGAGTGTTGCGAACGGACACTTGTGTTGCGCGGCGGTGGCCGGTGCCCAACAGCGTGATTTTCGCCGCTGGGAATCGGTTTTGTAA
- a CDS encoding Lrp/AsnC family transcriptional regulator, which yields MAKKQLDELDRKILDGLAQDARISNRKIAADLGITEGTVRSRIKRMESEGQVRITAMTNIARLRNPTLAYIWVEVERSAQCDDVAEQLAAVPEIGFVGKMLGRSDILAITLVRDNAELAHFLHSKITGLPGVRRTECSLGVNFVKHDYRMSRIVDG from the coding sequence GTGGCTAAGAAGCAATTAGACGAACTCGACCGTAAAATTCTTGATGGTTTGGCCCAAGACGCCCGGATTAGCAATCGCAAAATTGCCGCCGATTTAGGTATTACCGAGGGCACCGTGCGCAGCCGCATCAAGCGGATGGAGAGCGAGGGGCAGGTGCGGATCACCGCCATGACCAATATCGCTCGCTTGCGCAATCCGACTCTTGCTTATATTTGGGTAGAGGTTGAGCGCAGCGCGCAGTGCGATGATGTCGCCGAACAACTTGCGGCCGTGCCTGAGATTGGTTTTGTCGGAAAAATGCTGGGCCGCTCGGATATTTTGGCGATTACCCTCGTGCGAGATAATGCCGAATTAGCGCACTTCTTACACAGTAAAATCACCGGTTTGCCCGGCGTGCGCCGTACTGAATGCTCCTTAGGGGTGAATTTTGTTAAGCATGACTATCGTATGAGCCGTATTGTCGACGGCTGA
- a CDS encoding AsmA family protein encodes MPTALKYTLIGLLSVVILAGSALAALVFWIDPNTFKDEIEKLAADQGLILHLDGDLSWQIFPNIQIAVGEASLATPASPDTASAELLRFTQAQLAVALKPLLQKQLVIQGVKLSGLNANLVVDKNGAGNWSKIGNQTKTTETTPSGQSSAKQDLGIQKLQLDNSTVHYVNAQTGQDILLKNLSLSGENIQLNNTEFPLRLSSEVSFKDAQQNLAADIELNAKLQINDTLDNFVVNDGDIRLSAEHSNAQAKLSAKTRLKLTATANMKDALVWSLSNLDVQDTSLQYSAKDGTELKLKSLDLTGTIQPGGEPGLLRLQSELSYSAPKQPVINTQVTLASTLSIDSALNKINSTGTVFTTSIGDETISIKGDAQATIEPLSYQSSVLLSPANFRKIAKTLAISLPEMAEANSLSKVGVNATIKGDDKLIVISGLTATLDTSTISGDISLPLGEGKLTKLALNIDKINVDHYLPPAKETPPTSSKDKASAPTPSSSSDEIALPRDMLNSLNIEANIGAGELIISQLPFKNLKLKLSAKQGITQLSPVSGLVYDSPFTIAAEIDTRATAAKFQFKADSKQLPIGKVLTALEISQELSGLSDVDLNLSTNGATISSIKKNLDGNIVLSAQQLRLNNMNIERAFCQLVNRLQQETFDPNNWPLYTDLKDATTKIVITKGVAKIEQLNAGVTKLALRGNGKVDLSSDSFDVVLNTRLAQADQDAMACKINNEKLLNRDIPIRCKANFDSVGATSCLPDFRVIEDIAKEKAKDKVEDKAKELIDRKMGGENGEAAKQLFNQFFKK; translated from the coding sequence ATGCCCACCGCATTAAAATACACCCTTATTGGTTTACTCAGTGTGGTGATATTAGCGGGCAGCGCCCTCGCCGCGCTCGTCTTTTGGATAGATCCAAATACCTTTAAAGACGAAATTGAAAAATTGGCCGCAGACCAGGGCCTCATCCTCCACTTAGACGGTGATTTGTCGTGGCAGATATTCCCTAATATTCAAATTGCCGTGGGCGAGGCTAGCCTAGCGACCCCAGCGTCACCAGACACAGCCAGCGCTGAGCTCCTGCGCTTTACGCAAGCCCAGCTCGCGGTGGCACTCAAACCTTTATTGCAAAAGCAGTTAGTCATTCAAGGCGTAAAACTCAGCGGCCTAAATGCTAATTTAGTCGTCGACAAAAACGGCGCCGGCAATTGGAGTAAAATAGGCAACCAAACAAAAACAACCGAAACCACACCCAGCGGGCAAAGCAGCGCCAAGCAAGACCTTGGCATTCAAAAACTGCAGCTCGACAACAGCACTGTGCATTATGTTAACGCGCAAACCGGACAGGATATTCTCCTTAAGAATCTCAGCCTAAGTGGCGAGAACATTCAATTGAATAACACTGAGTTTCCACTGCGACTCAGTAGTGAAGTTAGCTTCAAAGACGCTCAGCAAAATCTCGCCGCCGACATTGAGCTCAACGCCAAACTACAGATCAACGACACTCTCGATAACTTCGTAGTGAATGATGGCGATATTCGCCTAAGCGCTGAACACAGCAATGCCCAAGCCAAGCTCTCGGCGAAAACTCGCCTTAAACTCACCGCCACCGCAAATATGAAAGATGCGCTCGTTTGGTCGTTAAGCAATCTCGATGTGCAGGACACCAGCCTACAATACAGCGCCAAAGACGGCACCGAGCTAAAGCTGAAATCTTTAGATTTGACCGGCACAATTCAACCGGGTGGCGAGCCGGGCCTGCTGCGCCTGCAATCTGAACTCAGCTATAGCGCACCCAAACAACCCGTCATCAATACTCAAGTCACGCTGGCCTCTACTCTTAGCATCGATTCCGCCTTAAATAAGATCAACAGCACCGGCACGGTTTTCACAACGAGCATTGGCGACGAAACCATTAGTATCAAAGGCGATGCCCAGGCGACTATTGAACCCTTATCGTATCAGTCAAGTGTTCTGCTCAGCCCCGCCAATTTCCGTAAAATCGCCAAAACACTCGCGATTAGCTTACCCGAGATGGCAGAGGCCAATAGCCTGAGCAAGGTTGGCGTCAACGCGACAATTAAAGGCGATGACAAACTCATCGTAATATCTGGCCTTACTGCCACCCTCGACACCAGCACTATTAGCGGTGATATCAGCCTGCCGCTAGGTGAGGGCAAACTCACGAAATTGGCACTGAATATAGACAAAATCAATGTTGATCATTATCTGCCGCCGGCAAAAGAGACCCCACCCACCAGCAGTAAAGACAAGGCCAGCGCACCAACGCCGTCGTCCAGCAGCGACGAAATAGCCTTGCCCAGAGATATGCTGAACAGCTTAAATATTGAAGCAAATATTGGCGCTGGCGAGCTTATTATCAGCCAACTGCCATTCAAGAATCTGAAGCTAAAACTGTCGGCCAAGCAAGGCATTACTCAGCTTAGTCCTGTTAGCGGCCTAGTCTATGACAGTCCGTTTACGATTGCCGCCGAGATCGATACCCGCGCGACTGCCGCCAAATTTCAATTTAAGGCCGACAGCAAGCAACTACCTATTGGCAAAGTACTCACAGCGTTAGAAATTAGCCAGGAGCTGTCTGGTCTGAGCGACGTTGACCTTAATTTAAGCACCAACGGAGCAACTATTAGCAGCATTAAAAAGAACCTCGACGGCAATATTGTGCTCTCTGCCCAACAGCTGCGCTTAAATAATATGAATATTGAACGCGCATTCTGCCAACTCGTTAACCGTCTTCAGCAAGAAACCTTCGACCCCAATAATTGGCCGCTGTACACCGACCTTAAAGACGCGACCACAAAAATTGTTATTACCAAGGGCGTGGCTAAAATTGAACAACTCAATGCTGGGGTGACTAAACTCGCCCTTCGCGGTAACGGCAAAGTCGACTTAAGCAGCGATAGCTTTGATGTGGTCTTAAACACACGCCTCGCCCAAGCCGACCAAGACGCGATGGCGTGTAAAATAAATAACGAAAAGCTACTTAATCGCGACATTCCTATTCGCTGCAAAGCGAACTTTGACAGTGTCGGTGCCACCAGCTGCCTCCCAGACTTCCGCGTTATCGAAGACATTGCCAAGGAAAAAGCCAAAGACAAAGTAGAAGACAAAGCCAAAGAGTTGATCGATCGCAAAATGGGTGGCGAGAATGGTGAAGCCGCCAAACAACTGTTCAATCAGTTTTTCAAGAAATAG
- a CDS encoding FadD3 family acyl-CoA ligase, translating to MLLENSPQNTTMPLTLPRLFGWAAQQFGAKVAIREAGRDISYTALNDLRRCAGRAFMAMGLGHGDRVAIWAPNSAEWIVAAAGAQSVGAILVPLNTRLQGSEAADILARAGVTVLLTVTELEKGEPLAMLADQALPNLQQRILLPSTATGSVATAISWADFLASASPQDDAKFIAAERAVNPFDSADMLFTSGTTGKAKGVLCSHEQNIRVFQSWSATVGLRSDDNYLIVNPFFHSFGYKAGWLAAIISGATILPVAKFDKRSVLETIERDKVTMLPGAPSLYEMLLNAPERGDYDLSSLRLGVTGAASVPVQLVRDMRDILGFETVVTAYGLTESTGVVSICRPEDEPETIASTSGRAIEGVELICANPNTGEEVPRGSEGEVWLRGYNVMQGYFDMPEATAEAITADGWLKTGDIGVMDERGYLRITDRLKDMYIMNGENVYPAEVEKVLYGLPGVAQVAVIGVAKAPQGEVGMAFVVKKTASDLSAQAVSEYCVQHLARYKCPFYVEFVEALPLNASGKVLKTELKTLAAGLLGGKNQNS from the coding sequence ATGTTGCTGGAAAACTCACCGCAAAATACCACTATGCCGCTGACTCTACCGAGGCTTTTCGGGTGGGCCGCGCAGCAATTTGGCGCTAAAGTTGCCATTCGCGAAGCGGGTCGCGACATTTCTTATACCGCTCTCAACGATTTACGCCGGTGTGCTGGCCGTGCCTTTATGGCAATGGGGCTTGGTCATGGTGACCGGGTGGCCATTTGGGCGCCAAACAGTGCCGAGTGGATCGTGGCCGCGGCGGGCGCTCAGTCAGTAGGCGCTATTCTTGTGCCACTGAATACCCGTTTGCAGGGCAGCGAGGCCGCCGATATATTGGCTCGCGCTGGCGTTACTGTGCTGCTTACTGTAACGGAGCTAGAAAAGGGTGAGCCGCTGGCGATGCTAGCGGACCAAGCTCTGCCGAATTTGCAGCAGCGAATTTTGCTGCCGTCTACTGCCACAGGCAGTGTTGCTACGGCAATAAGCTGGGCAGATTTTTTGGCAAGCGCTTCGCCGCAAGACGACGCCAAATTCATTGCCGCCGAGCGGGCCGTAAATCCCTTTGATAGCGCCGATATGCTGTTCACCTCGGGTACCACTGGCAAGGCCAAGGGCGTCTTGTGCAGCCATGAGCAGAACATTCGGGTATTCCAGAGTTGGAGTGCGACGGTTGGGCTGCGCAGCGACGACAATTATTTAATTGTGAATCCCTTTTTCCACTCTTTTGGTTATAAAGCCGGGTGGTTGGCGGCAATTATCAGTGGCGCGACCATTTTGCCGGTGGCGAAGTTCGATAAGCGCAGCGTGTTGGAGACCATTGAGCGCGACAAAGTGACGATGTTGCCGGGCGCACCCTCGCTGTATGAAATGCTCTTGAATGCACCAGAGCGTGGTGACTACGACTTGTCGAGCCTGCGTCTGGGCGTCACGGGAGCCGCGTCTGTGCCGGTGCAGCTGGTGCGGGATATGCGAGATATTCTCGGATTTGAAACCGTGGTTACCGCCTATGGCTTGACTGAGTCCACTGGCGTGGTCAGTATTTGCCGCCCAGAGGACGAGCCAGAAACCATTGCGAGCACCTCGGGGCGCGCGATTGAGGGCGTCGAGTTGATCTGCGCCAATCCCAACACCGGCGAAGAAGTGCCTCGCGGTAGCGAGGGCGAGGTTTGGCTGCGAGGCTATAACGTGATGCAGGGCTATTTTGATATGCCTGAAGCCACCGCCGAAGCCATTACTGCCGACGGCTGGTTGAAGACTGGCGATATTGGCGTAATGGACGAGCGTGGCTATTTGCGTATTACCGATCGTTTGAAAGACATGTACATTATGAACGGCGAAAATGTATACCCCGCCGAAGTTGAGAAAGTCTTGTACGGCTTGCCTGGGGTTGCACAGGTCGCGGTCATTGGCGTGGCCAAGGCACCGCAGGGCGAAGTGGGTATGGCCTTTGTGGTGAAAAAGACAGCCAGCGATTTAAGTGCGCAGGCGGTAAGCGAATATTGCGTCCAGCACTTGGCTAGGTATAAGTGCCCCTTTTACGTTGAGTTTGTCGAGGCTCTACCGCTAAATGCCTCGGGCAAAGTGTTGAAAACGGAATTGAAAACCCTAGCCGCAGGTCTGTTGGGCGGTAAAAACCAGAATAGCTAA